One Pseudomonas sp. HOU2 genomic window carries:
- a CDS encoding CS1 type fimbrial major subunit produces MLKKLALAAPLTVLAMSASMAFAATEAKHSISIVAHVPADDFYAVPVDADLVNKDQDMSFNPGTNSMREVNGHFDVLHTAGKVHARLEGVPKLIGGNNTIDLKVELNGKTLTTTSQEVVGDTESNTRYRAPFKISATGAKPAAGDYTGVVMLVVEPSV; encoded by the coding sequence ATGCTCAAGAAACTCGCCCTTGCCGCCCCTCTGACTGTCCTGGCCATGAGCGCCTCGATGGCGTTTGCCGCCACTGAAGCCAAGCACTCCATCAGTATCGTGGCGCACGTACCGGCTGACGACTTCTATGCGGTGCCGGTGGACGCCGATCTGGTCAACAAGGATCAGGACATGAGCTTTAACCCGGGCACCAATTCGATGCGCGAAGTCAACGGGCACTTCGATGTGCTGCACACTGCCGGCAAGGTTCATGCACGTCTGGAAGGCGTGCCGAAGCTGATTGGCGGCAACAACACCATCGACCTGAAAGTCGAACTCAATGGCAAGACACTGACCACCACCTCGCAGGAAGTGGTCGGCGATACCGAGTCCAACACGCGTTATCGCGCACCCTTCAAGATCAGCGCCACCGGTGCCAAACCGGCCGCTGGCGACTA
- a CDS encoding PadR family transcriptional regulator gives MRDHHSPHHHREHGDGRDGFGKRPGRERGGRGPRVFAPGDLKLLLLALIAEQPCHGYDLIRQIEGMFDGAYSPSPGVIYPTLTFLEESDLISGDAEAGKKRYSVTDAGRLSLSEQAVALDGVRMRIDVSKRSLRGHDRPPEIHEAVHNLRHALQMHHGRWSPEEILRVRDLLNDTAKAIVDGPAVQTAQEKAE, from the coding sequence ATGAGAGACCATCATTCCCCCCATCATCACCGCGAACACGGCGACGGCCGTGACGGCTTCGGAAAACGCCCCGGCCGTGAACGCGGCGGACGCGGCCCACGAGTCTTCGCCCCCGGTGATCTGAAATTGTTGCTGCTGGCGCTGATCGCCGAGCAGCCGTGCCACGGCTATGACCTGATCCGCCAGATCGAAGGCATGTTCGACGGCGCCTACAGCCCAAGTCCCGGGGTGATCTACCCGACCCTGACCTTCCTTGAAGAAAGCGACCTGATCAGCGGCGACGCCGAGGCCGGCAAAAAACGCTACAGCGTGACGGATGCCGGTCGTTTGTCTTTGAGTGAGCAAGCGGTCGCACTGGACGGCGTGCGCATGCGCATTGACGTCAGCAAACGTTCGTTGCGCGGCCATGACCGGCCGCCGGAAATCCACGAGGCGGTGCACAACCTGCGCCACGCTTTGCAAATGCACCACGGGCGCTGGAGCCCGGAAGAGATCCTGCGTGTGCGTGACCTGCTCAACGACACCGCCAAAGCCATCGTCGACGGCCCTGCCGTTCAAACTGCCCAGGAGAAAGCCGAATGA
- a CDS encoding siderophore-interacting protein: protein MTAVDTQTIHRVMHEIKRRKLEVLRVVDLTPRMRRITLGGPQLAGFISQGTDDHVKLLFPQNAEQAAALETLVLGAGKDNGPLPEMRDYTPRRYDLDTLELDIDFVLHGDGPASTWAEQAKPGQFLHIGGPRGSMIVPDIFDSYLLIGDETALPAIARRLEGLTANRRALVVIEVENGAEQQVLDSAAQVNVIWVLREGGKDNLLTTVKQLQVPKGNLYAWVATETKVSRQIRRVLIDEHGLDEQLIKAVGYWRAEGTSEEE from the coding sequence ATGACTGCAGTCGATACCCAAACCATTCACCGCGTGATGCACGAAATCAAACGCCGCAAGCTCGAAGTGCTGCGCGTGGTCGACCTGACCCCGCGCATGCGCCGCATCACCCTCGGCGGGCCGCAGCTGGCCGGGTTCATCAGCCAGGGCACCGACGATCACGTGAAACTGCTGTTCCCGCAGAACGCCGAACAGGCTGCAGCGCTGGAAACCCTGGTGCTCGGCGCCGGCAAGGACAACGGCCCACTGCCCGAGATGCGCGACTACACCCCGCGCCGTTATGACCTGGACACACTCGAGCTGGACATCGACTTCGTCCTGCACGGCGACGGCCCTGCCTCGACCTGGGCCGAACAGGCAAAGCCCGGGCAATTTCTGCACATCGGTGGGCCACGCGGTTCGATGATCGTGCCGGATATCTTCGACAGCTACCTGCTGATCGGCGACGAAACCGCCCTGCCCGCCATCGCCCGCCGCCTCGAAGGCCTGACGGCCAATCGCAGAGCACTGGTGGTGATCGAAGTGGAAAACGGTGCCGAACAGCAAGTGCTGGACAGTGCGGCGCAGGTCAACGTGATCTGGGTACTGCGCGAGGGCGGCAAGGACAACCTGCTGACCACCGTCAAACAGTTGCAGGTGCCCAAGGGCAATCTGTATGCATGGGTGGCGACCGAGACCAAGGTCTCGCGGCAGATCCGCCGGGTGCTGATTGATGAGCATGGGCTGGATGAACAGCTCATCAAGGCCGTCGGTTATTGGCGGGCTGAGGGCACATCCGAAGAAGAATGA
- a CDS encoding Pr6Pr family membrane protein, translated as MNAVARRRLLTLIATLGWAGLSIQLYLIFLARLSVDASLLGGLVSFFSYFTVLTNTLVATVLTCAITRRESAAQRWFLQPWVSSGVAVSIAVVGLAYSILLRHLWHPEGWQFIADELLHDVMPLLFLGYWWCCVPKGTLRLWHLPLWLIYPLVYFIYALLRGHLLGAYAYPFIDVALLGYAQVFINAGGILVGFVVIGLLVIGIDRWRGAEK; from the coding sequence ATGAACGCCGTTGCCCGGCGACGCCTGCTCACACTCATCGCCACCCTCGGCTGGGCCGGGCTGAGTATCCAGCTGTACCTGATTTTCCTTGCGCGGCTGAGTGTCGACGCCAGCCTGCTGGGCGGGCTGGTGAGCTTCTTCAGTTACTTCACGGTGTTGACCAACACGCTGGTGGCGACGGTGCTGACCTGCGCGATCACCCGCCGTGAATCCGCTGCGCAACGCTGGTTTCTGCAGCCGTGGGTCAGCAGCGGGGTGGCGGTGAGTATTGCCGTGGTGGGGCTGGCCTACAGCATTCTGCTGCGGCATTTGTGGCACCCCGAAGGCTGGCAGTTTATTGCCGATGAGTTACTGCACGATGTGATGCCGCTGCTGTTTCTCGGCTATTGGTGGTGCTGCGTGCCTAAAGGTACGTTACGCCTGTGGCATTTGCCGCTGTGGCTGATTTATCCACTGGTGTACTTCATCTACGCCTTGCTGCGCGGGCATCTGCTTGGCGCGTATGCGTACCCGTTCATTGATGTGGCGCTGCTCGGTTATGCACAGGTGTTCATCAATGCCGGGGGGATATTGGTGGGGTTTGTGGTGATTGGGTTGCTGGTGATCGGGATCGACCGTTGGCGTGGGGCTGAAAAATAG
- a CDS encoding VF530 family DNA-binding protein — MNDHTPDPLHGVTLEQILNALVAHYEWSGLAERIDIRCFKSDPSIKSSLTFLRKTPWAREKVERLYVKLMRTKRPL, encoded by the coding sequence ATGAACGACCACACTCCCGATCCGCTGCATGGCGTAACCCTCGAACAGATCCTCAATGCGCTGGTGGCGCATTACGAGTGGTCAGGGTTGGCCGAGCGCATCGATATCCGCTGCTTCAAGAGCGACCCGAGCATCAAGTCGAGCCTGACCTTCCTGCGCAAAACCCCGTGGGCGCGGGAGAAGGTCGAGCGTTTGTACGTGAAACTGATGCGCACCAAGCGTCCGCTCTGA
- a CDS encoding carbohydrate porin, producing the protein MPDFSFSRDSAISALRLIGGCTALGFATYAQAAPAFDSDSPWMLGDWNGTRTELAEKGYNFKLDYTGEMGSNLHGGYDHDRTARYSDQFGLGTHLDLQKILGWDDAEFQLTITKRSGNNISNDRINDPRVGGFTSAQEVWGRGQTTRLTQMWYQQKFFDQKLDIKVGRFGEGEDFNSFPCDFQNLAFCGSQVGNWVGGIWYNWPVSQWALRVKYHLTAELYAQVGAYEQNPSNLDRGNGFKLSGSGTQGAVLPVELVWTPKLNGLPGEYRAGYYYSSAKASDVYKDQNGQPAALSGEAYRSASSKHGVWLGVQQQITSMASDNSRGLSVFANGTMHDKKTNAVDNYVQAGITYKGPFDARAKDDIGFALARVHVNPAYRKNAEASNQAHAVYDYDDPSFLPPQDTEYSAELYYGVHLTNWLTVRPNLQYIRHPGGVNDVDDALIAGIKIQSSF; encoded by the coding sequence ATGCCCGATTTTTCCTTCTCCCGAGACAGCGCTATCTCAGCCCTGCGCCTGATCGGCGGCTGCACCGCGCTCGGCTTCGCCACCTACGCCCAGGCGGCCCCCGCCTTCGACAGCGACTCACCGTGGATGCTCGGTGACTGGAACGGCACGCGTACCGAACTCGCGGAAAAAGGCTACAACTTCAAACTCGATTACACCGGCGAAATGGGCAGCAACCTGCACGGCGGCTATGACCACGATCGCACCGCGCGCTACAGCGATCAGTTCGGTCTGGGCACGCACCTGGACCTGCAAAAAATCCTCGGCTGGGACGATGCCGAATTTCAGCTGACCATCACCAAGCGCAGCGGCAATAACATCAGCAACGACCGGATCAACGATCCGCGCGTGGGCGGCTTCACCTCGGCCCAGGAAGTCTGGGGCCGTGGCCAGACCACGCGCCTGACGCAGATGTGGTACCAGCAGAAATTCTTCGACCAGAAGCTCGACATCAAGGTCGGCCGCTTCGGTGAAGGCGAAGACTTCAACAGCTTCCCCTGCGACTTCCAGAACCTGGCGTTTTGCGGCTCGCAGGTCGGCAACTGGGTCGGCGGCATCTGGTACAACTGGCCGGTCAGCCAGTGGGCACTTCGAGTCAAATATCACCTGACCGCAGAGCTGTACGCGCAGGTCGGTGCCTACGAGCAGAACCCGTCGAACCTCGATCGCGGCAACGGCTTCAAGCTCAGCGGCAGCGGAACCCAGGGTGCGGTGCTGCCGGTGGAGCTGGTGTGGACGCCAAAACTCAACGGCCTGCCGGGCGAGTACCGCGCCGGTTACTACTACAGCAGCGCCAAGGCCTCCGACGTCTATAAAGACCAGAACGGCCAACCGGCAGCCCTCAGCGGCGAAGCCTATCGCAGCGCGTCGAGCAAGCACGGCGTATGGCTCGGAGTGCAACAGCAGATCACCAGCATGGCGAGCGACAACTCCCGTGGTCTGAGCGTGTTCGCCAACGGCACCATGCACGACAAGAAAACCAACGCGGTCGACAACTACGTGCAGGCCGGCATCACCTACAAAGGCCCGTTCGATGCGCGCGCCAAGGATGACATCGGTTTCGCCCTCGCCCGCGTGCACGTCAACCCGGCGTATCGCAAAAACGCCGAAGCGAGCAATCAGGCCCACGCAGTCTATGACTACGACGACCCGTCCTTCCTGCCGCCGCAGGACACCGAATACAGCGCCGAACTGTATTACGGCGTGCACCTGACCAACTGGCTGACCGTGCGCCCGAACCTGCAATACATCCGCCATCCGGGTGGCGTGAACGACGTCGACGACGCACTGATCGCGGGGATCAAGATCCAGTCGTCGTTCTAA